The Cylindrospermum stagnale PCC 7417 genome segment AATCTTCTACGGTGAAGAGAACGAAGAATTAGTTTCTCATCAAGCTTTGATAGATGCTGAACCCCGCGAAGTCTTCATCATCGCCTGTTTGTTGATTCCAATTATTGGTATTGGTTTCTATCCCAAGTTGCTAACTCAAATGTACGACGCTACAACTGTACAATTGACAGCAAGATTGCGTGATTCTGTGCCGACACTGACAGCACAAAAAGAAGTGCAAAATGTTTCTTTGAGTGCGCCGATAATTGGTAATTAAATACCGATTGATAAGTTAAATTACTTTTGCATTAAGGGTGGGCTTTATACCTACCCTTTTTTTAGTTAATTTTTAATTTTTAATTTATTAATTTTTAATGGTTTAATCTGGTAGCCAGTCTTCATTTAATACTAAATCTAAAAAATAGGGGCAATTTTCGGGAAATACAGAAATTAGTAATCCTGTTTGTTTCGTAGCTTGCCGCCGCGCTTTTTCATAGCTTTCTTCAAGTTGTTCTGTAGGATAATTTTTGAGACTGGGACTATCTTTAATAGTTAATTCAATTTGGGTACGCGCATCAGTGATAGAATCTAGCCAAATGTCTGAGCGACGCTGAGGTTGATATTGCCATTTGAGCAAATGTAACAGCAAGCGAATTAGTTGACTAGAAATTGCTCGCTTTTCACTTTTACCCAAGTCGGAAATCTCCTCAATTAAATGTTCTTTATCAATTTCTTGCCAGCGATTTTCCCGCAATAGTTGGGCTGTTTCTTCTATCCAAAAGTTGAAATCTGTTTGATATGTTGCGCTCATAACTTGCTCCTTTTTATACAGAAGGACGAACTACTCGAATCAGCTTACCTTCTAAATTTCCTTCCTTACAAATAGCTTCATGAAGGCGTTGTGACATTCGGTTTCTATCACTATCATTTGTACAAACAATAATACCTGGGTGATTTGGTTGTAAGCGGTGTAGCTGAATAAAATCATAGCGGTTAAGCGTCAAAATTGCTCTTTGTTCTTGAATAGCAAAGTTCAACACTTCTTCATCAGGTATACTTTGATTACCGTTTCCAGCTTCTTGCACCGTCAATACATCGTGACCTAAAGTGCGTAATAATTCGCTGACTATACGGGGAAATTGTTCATCTGCATAAAGACGCACCACAGTTTAAGCCGCCTCATTTTTGTCAATTGCTGCTGCAATTTCCTCTGGGTGTGCATTTGCATAAGCCCAAGCATTTACTAAGTCAGCAGCACTAATATGAGGATAATCGTTTAATAGTTGTGCTTCAGTGATTCCTAAACGACGAGATTCTACTAACAGCCAAATAGGAATGCGAGTATTAGCGATACAGGCTTCACTACCACAGACACCTGGTGTTTTGGTAATGCGATATGAACCTTGATTTAATGTTTGAGTCAATATCTGTATGGCTTCTGCTTTTTCAGTTGGGGTTAATGCTAGGAGTTGTGTTTCTAATTCTTGGTGTGTCATAATTTGTGCCAGCTTGTTCAAGTAACTGAGTCATAGCGTTGATGCTGCTGTGAATAAGACTTGTTAACAATTGTACTAGCAAAGTTATTAGTTGAATTAGAACAGTTAGGGGAGGATGAGGATTAATGAGTCAATATAGTATGATTGTTCAATGGTCAGAGGAAGATCAGCTTTTTTTAGTCACGATTCCAGAATTTAGCGATCGCGTAGTTATGCCCTGCACTCACGGGAAAACTTGTGAAGAAGCAATTCGTCATGGGGAAGAAGTAATTGAAATGTATTTAGAAGCGTGTCTTGCAGAAGGTGAGTCTATCCCTGAACCCAGTTTAGTGAAAATTGCTTGATGTTCTCAATTCTTCTATGGGAGTACATTGTATGTCAAATCATAGCGGCAGTCGTATGTTAAGTGAAGTAATTACAATGTTGAGACGTGAGCATTGTTTTGAACATTTAGATAAAGAAAAACAGCAAAATCTTATTGAAGAAATTGTACATTTAGCTGGTTATAAATATGATTGCAATTCAGGCGAAATTTTAGAAGAACACGCAGAATATTTTGAAATTTGTTATTGTTGTTTGGCGAAAACCAGCGATCTTGAATCTGGTCTTTGTATAGAATGCAGGTAATTAGTTATCATCTGTGCGTGCGATCGCTGTTTTTTGTCTCACGCAAAGGCGCAAAGGCGCTAAAAAGACCGCAAATAAGGGTTTTGGCAAGCGTTCGCCCTCCATGTAGTCGCAATGACTATTTCGTAACTTAATAGTAAATAGTTTATTTTGATGATTTAACTTGTTGTAAAACTTGTTTAATAAATTGTCCAATGCTGAACTGAAATTCAGCATCTTTTCGTAATTGAGCTATTATTTTTATATCTTCTCCTTTTTCCTCTAGTCCAGCAGCTAAAATATATAATGTTTGTCCCTTGTCTTCAAATTTTTCGTTTTCTAAGAAAAATTGGCATAATTCAATAACTCTTTCTTAATATTGAGGTATAACTTCTTGATAAATATATTTTTTGCCATCAAAGTATGCTCCTGTCAATTTTAAAAGCTCATCAAATGCTGTGTTATGGAGTCTTTTGCCTGTTTATTTGAATCTAGATTTTGCTTAATAAAATAAATTAATCTAAACAACCAAGCTGGCTTAGTTATTAATACGTATCCAATATACCCAAGAAAACCAAATGAAATCAAGTTAGTCAAGACTTCTACTGTCTCATGATCTTGACAAGCTGTTCTTTTAGAATAAGTTTGTAGGGAGTCACATCTATTAGCTGAAGAACAACCTATCACACTAGAAAATACAATTAACGCCAATATAATTACAAGATTCTTGAAATAAGAGAAATAATTTAGGCTAGGTTTCATATTAAATTCCTATTTCTTCAAGTGATTGATTCATAACCATTTAGTGTAAATAAATATATATAGTACTTGATATTGACCAACATAGCCAGGAAATAAATTCCCTATCTAAAAGCAAAAGTCGGTTAAAACCGACTCATAAAAAATCTCTCTTTCTCTTTGCGCCTTTGCGTCTCTGCGTGAGAAAATCCTTTAACTTTGATTGGCCATCCAATTTACCAAATCAGCAGGTTGTGAAAAATTAAAAAGTGCTGCTGAAAGCGCATCTATTTTTTCACCTGATAATTCTTTAATTTGTGACTCTAACCTGGGCGAAATATCACCAAAACGAGTTTTCAGCAAATAGAATAAAAGCTCTAACTTTCCACGTTTCATAATTTCTTGATACATAGGTGCTTCTTGCATAAGTTCCTCCCGGAGATATTGTTGAATTAATTGTTTATCAAACTTCAAACTAGCCAACACTTCCACACAAGCCGCAATATTCTTTTGCTGGGGCTGTTCTTCAATTTTATCTATAGCTAAAGCAACTTGCTGAAGTAATTTATTTGGTTCATCTGTCTTGGCTAAAACTGCTAATGGTAATAAAGCTGGAACTTGTAAAAGAGGTTCGCTTTCTTGTTCCCATACTCTGATAACTTGGTATTGATGCCGTGTATTCTCTACTATTAAACTATCAACAAAAACATCAGGTGAATTTGTCTCTTGGAGAAAAATCACTACCTGTTGTACAGGACATGAATATTTACGGTAAATCCTCAACCAATAATCTAACATCCGTATT includes the following:
- a CDS encoding DUF29 domain-containing protein gives rise to the protein MSATYQTDFNFWIEETAQLLRENRWQEIDKEHLIEEISDLGKSEKRAISSQLIRLLLHLLKWQYQPQRRSDIWLDSITDARTQIELTIKDSPSLKNYPTEQLEESYEKARRQATKQTGLLISVFPENCPYFLDLVLNEDWLPD
- a CDS encoding DUF4351 domain-containing protein, translating into MAYDNICRYLTDNYPLSFVQWLIAEDINKIEVLPTELPIQPIRCDALFLLPTLNRILHLEIQTSPKSDPPMPIRMLDYWLRIYRKYSCPVQQVVIFLQETNSPDVFVDSLIVENTRHQYQVIRVWEQESEPLLQVPALLPLAVLAKTDEPNKLLQQVALAIDKIEEQPQQKNIAACVEVLASLKFDKQLIQQYLREELMQEAPMYQEIMKRGKLELLFYLLKTRFGDISPRLESQIKELSGEKIDALSAALFNFSQPADLVNWMANQS
- a CDS encoding type II toxin-antitoxin system HicB family antitoxin, translating into MSQYSMIVQWSEEDQLFLVTIPEFSDRVVMPCTHGKTCEEAIRHGEEVIEMYLEACLAEGESIPEPSLVKIA
- a CDS encoding DUF5615 family PIN-like protein, producing the protein MVRLYADEQFPRIVSELLRTLGHDVLTVQEAGNGNQSIPDEEVLNFAIQEQRAILTLNRYDFIQLHRLQPNHPGIIVCTNDSDRNRMSQRLHEAICKEGNLEGKLIRVVRPSV
- a CDS encoding DUF433 domain-containing protein → MTHQELETQLLALTPTEKAEAIQILTQTLNQGSYRITKTPGVCGSEACIANTRIPIWLLVESRRLGITEAQLLNDYPHISAADLVNAWAYANAHPEEIAAAIDKNEAA